Proteins found in one Vagococcus carniphilus genomic segment:
- a CDS encoding APC family permease — MSSSKQLRWYNVAIIAFVSVWGLGNVVNNYATQGLSVIVSWILIMALYFVPYVLIVGQLGSVFKDSTGGVSSWVKNTTTKRIGYFAAWTYWVVHIPYLAQKPQGIIISINWILKQNGDFINTGNATVIALIGLVIFLFFLWISSKGLTTLKTIGGLAGTAMFIMSLLFIVLAVSAPAITGATFATPDMGNIKSYLPKFDFAYFTTISMLVFAVGGAEKISPYVNDTKNASKEFPKGMLVLAIMIAVCAILGSFSMGMLFDSNNVPNDLMANGAYEAFGKLGAYYKVGNFFVIVYAIAQMLAQISALAFSIDAPLKILLADSDKEFIPESFSKTNSKGTPVKGYILTGVLVSILIIVPGLGIENMNENYKWLLNLNSIVMPLRYLWVFFAYMMINKMHKDFDSDYKFIKNPKVGYVVGLWCFLFTAFACILGAVPKIPYADNPKAFIFQLIMNILTPIVLIGLGVIFPILARKAQNK, encoded by the coding sequence ATGAGTAGTTCTAAACAACTACGATGGTATAATGTTGCCATCATTGCCTTTGTTTCAGTATGGGGGCTTGGAAACGTTGTTAACAACTATGCAACACAAGGTTTATCCGTTATCGTATCATGGATATTAATAATGGCTCTCTACTTTGTTCCATACGTATTAATCGTTGGACAATTAGGTTCTGTTTTTAAAGATAGTACTGGCGGTGTAAGTAGTTGGGTAAAAAATACAACAACTAAACGTATCGGTTATTTTGCAGCATGGACTTATTGGGTAGTACATATTCCCTACCTAGCGCAAAAACCACAAGGAATTATCATTTCCATCAATTGGATTTTAAAACAAAATGGTGATTTCATTAACACAGGAAATGCAACTGTTATTGCTTTAATTGGTCTTGTTATTTTCTTATTCTTCCTATGGATTTCTTCTAAAGGTTTAACAACCTTAAAGACGATTGGTGGATTAGCTGGGACTGCCATGTTTATCATGTCATTATTATTTATTGTATTAGCTGTTTCAGCCCCTGCGATTACTGGAGCAACTTTTGCAACTCCAGACATGGGAAATATTAAATCATATTTGCCAAAATTTGATTTTGCTTATTTTACAACCATTTCAATGTTGGTATTTGCTGTTGGTGGAGCTGAAAAGATCTCACCTTACGTAAATGACACTAAAAACGCTTCTAAGGAGTTTCCTAAGGGAATGCTAGTCTTAGCTATCATGATTGCGGTTTGCGCGATTCTAGGCTCATTTTCAATGGGTATGCTCTTTGATAGCAATAATGTTCCAAATGATTTAATGGCCAATGGTGCTTATGAAGCATTTGGAAAACTAGGAGCTTACTATAAAGTTGGTAACTTCTTTGTTATTGTCTACGCAATCGCTCAAATGTTAGCACAAATTTCAGCCCTTGCTTTTTCAATCGATGCACCTCTTAAAATTTTATTAGCTGATTCTGATAAAGAGTTTATTCCAGAAAGCTTCTCAAAAACAAACAGCAAAGGAACACCTGTTAAAGGCTATATCTTAACTGGTGTATTAGTAAGTATTTTAATTATTGTTCCAGGGCTTGGTATTGAGAATATGAATGAAAACTACAAGTGGCTATTAAACCTTAACTCAATCGTTATGCCACTTCGTTATTTATGGGTATTCTTTGCTTATATGATGATAAATAAAATGCATAAAGATTTTGATTCAGATTATAAATTTATTAAGAATCCTAAGGTTGGTTATGTTGTTGGACTTTGGTGCTTCTTGTTTACAGCTTTTGCTTGTATTTTAGGTGCTGTACCTAAAATTCCTTATGCTGATAATCCAAAAGCATTCATCTTCCAATTAATCATGAATATTTTAACACCTATTGTCTTAATTGGTTTAGGCGTTATCTTCCCTATTCTTGCAAGAAAAGCACAAAATAAGTAA
- a CDS encoding IS1182 family transposase → MYKNYNMKQVTLSLDLEIYLEKNDIAFAINELVESIPSHVFSVFDHQMGTSSYDPRMMLKLILCGYTQSNFSGRKIEAMTKDSIRTRWLTQSQFPNFRTINRFRVNPLVQPILQECFIQFRNQLVSQKLIEEDAIFIDGTKLEANANKYSFVWRKSTTRFDDSLTEKSKIYYKQLVKEKIIPSIHNEDEEWDDKQLNLIADSIETKVSELTEQIDDTEDVTLRKELRRQRKEPKKALKAFREFSDRKKKYKQQYQIFKERNSFSKIDMDATFMRMKEDHMMNGQLKPAYNIQIATNNQYVLAYDTFSNPTDFKTMIPFLTTIKESYFELPNYIVADAGYGSEENYQAILDDFERTPLITYTMYQKEQTKKYKQNPFITNNWKYNELTDSYTCPNNRELHFRNYSTRNDKQGFTKQLKMYECETCIDCPVRSLCTRAKSNKSRVIKKNGNWEYFKAHARELLSDDVTGAIYRRRKIDVEPAFGNLKANLSFNRFSVRGQDKVTQELGFAFMALNLRKLSKFRKDIDRKIRKNKNSKMINLILEFLFCFKRLLGQALLIYFLKRKKTLEAISSVRKS, encoded by the coding sequence ATGTATAAAAATTATAACATGAAACAAGTTACATTATCACTAGATTTAGAAATTTATTTAGAAAAAAACGACATCGCTTTCGCGATTAATGAATTAGTAGAGAGTATTCCAAGTCACGTTTTTTCTGTTTTTGATCATCAAATGGGAACCTCATCTTACGACCCAAGAATGATGTTGAAACTTATTTTATGTGGCTACACACAGTCAAATTTTTCTGGTAGAAAAATTGAAGCGATGACTAAAGATAGTATTCGTACTAGATGGTTGACTCAATCACAATTTCCTAACTTCAGAACCATTAATCGTTTTCGAGTGAATCCTTTGGTTCAGCCGATTCTTCAAGAGTGTTTTATTCAATTTAGAAATCAATTAGTTTCGCAGAAATTGATTGAAGAAGATGCTATTTTTATTGATGGGACCAAATTAGAAGCTAATGCCAATAAATATAGTTTTGTTTGGAGAAAGAGTACGACCAGATTTGACGATTCTCTAACAGAAAAATCAAAAATATATTATAAACAATTAGTCAAAGAAAAAATCATTCCGTCGATTCATAATGAAGATGAGGAATGGGATGATAAACAGTTGAATCTCATTGCCGATTCTATTGAAACTAAAGTATCTGAGTTGACTGAACAAATAGATGATACAGAAGACGTTACACTTAGAAAAGAACTCCGTCGTCAAAGAAAGGAACCTAAAAAAGCCTTAAAGGCTTTTCGAGAATTCAGTGATAGGAAGAAAAAATATAAGCAACAATATCAGATTTTTAAAGAGAGAAATAGTTTTTCAAAAATAGATATGGACGCTACTTTTATGAGAATGAAGGAAGATCATATGATGAATGGTCAACTGAAACCGGCATACAATATCCAAATCGCAACCAACAATCAATATGTTCTAGCTTATGATACTTTTTCAAATCCAACAGATTTTAAAACGATGATTCCCTTTTTGACCACTATCAAAGAATCTTATTTTGAGTTACCTAATTATATTGTAGCTGACGCCGGTTATGGAAGTGAAGAAAACTATCAAGCCATCTTGGATGATTTTGAGAGAACACCATTAATCACCTACACTATGTATCAAAAAGAACAGACCAAAAAATATAAACAAAACCCATTCATTACTAATAATTGGAAATACAATGAATTAACAGATAGCTATACTTGTCCTAACAATAGAGAACTGCATTTTAGAAATTACTCTACTCGCAATGATAAACAGGGATTTACAAAACAGTTAAAAATGTATGAATGTGAAACATGTATAGATTGCCCTGTCAGATCTTTGTGTACCCGAGCAAAAAGTAATAAAAGTAGAGTCATTAAAAAAAATGGTAACTGGGAATATTTTAAAGCTCACGCAAGAGAGCTTTTGAGCGATGATGTAACAGGAGCGATTTACCGTCGAAGAAAAATTGACGTAGAACCAGCCTTTGGAAACCTAAAGGCTAATTTGTCGTTCAATCGATTCTCGGTTAGAGGTCAAGATAAAGTAACACAGGAGTTAGGATTTGCCTTTATGGCTCTAAATTTGAGAAAATTAAGTAAATTTAGGAAGGATATAGACAGAAAAATAAGAAAAAACAAGAATTCCAAAATGATAAACCTCATTTTAGAATTCTTGTTTTGTTTTAAGAGACTTTTGGGTCAGGCTCTTCTTATTTATTTTTTAAAACGTAAAAAAACACTAGAGGCAATCTCTAGTGTTCGAAAAAGTTAA
- a CDS encoding cold-shock protein encodes MANGTVKWFNAEKGFGFITQEDGTDVFAHFSAIQGEGFKTLEEGQAVTFDVEEGQRGLQATNIEKN; translated from the coding sequence ATGGCTAACGGTACAGTAAAATGGTTTAACGCAGAAAAAGGATTTGGATTTATCACTCAAGAAGACGGAACTGACGTATTCGCTCACTTCTCAGCTATCCAAGGTGAAGGATTCAAAACTTTAGAAGAAGGTCAAGCAGTTACTTTCGACGTAGAAGAAGGACAACGTGGACTTCAAGCAACAAACATTGAAAAAAACTAA
- a CDS encoding YfbR-like 5'-deoxynucleotidase has product MGLNEFILGLNNLEKISRAPGFFKYTEHTVAAHSYRVASIAQVLGDIEELKGVEINWKSLYEKALNHDYTERFIGDIKTPVKYANTELRGMLSIVEEKMTEEFILQEIPTEFQEIYRRRLFEGKDETVEGEILAIADKIDLLYESFEEIVKSNPEEVYMDMFIESVQTIQSFSHRPSVIYFFDEIFPELLNKDFYGKESFIKKINQIR; this is encoded by the coding sequence ATGGGTTTAAATGAATTTATATTAGGTTTAAATAACTTAGAAAAAATTTCTAGAGCACCAGGTTTCTTTAAGTATACGGAACACACTGTAGCAGCTCACTCTTATCGTGTTGCATCTATTGCACAAGTTTTAGGAGATATTGAAGAGTTGAAAGGTGTAGAGATTAATTGGAAATCTCTATATGAAAAAGCCTTAAATCATGATTATACAGAGCGATTTATTGGAGACATTAAAACTCCAGTGAAGTATGCAAACACTGAACTACGTGGCATGCTAAGTATTGTTGAAGAAAAAATGACAGAAGAGTTTATCTTACAAGAAATCCCAACAGAATTTCAAGAAATCTATCGTCGACGTTTATTTGAAGGAAAAGATGAGACAGTAGAAGGTGAGATTTTGGCCATAGCTGATAAAATTGATTTACTTTATGAGTCATTTGAAGAGATTGTTAAAAGTAATCCAGAAGAAGTTTATATGGATATGTTTATTGAATCAGTTCAAACTATTCAGAGCTTTTCTCATCGACCGTCTGTTATTTATTTTTTTGATGAGATCTTTCCAGAGCTTTTAAATAAAGATTTTTATGGAAAAGAATCTTTTATAAAAAAAATCAATCAAATTCGCTAA
- a CDS encoding phosphate-starvation-inducible PsiE family protein, with product MVEKYKNWLNRIIKLFLFALATLIIVYMARDLVEIFNVIIMPNSERSLGIISDYILAFFMLFEFIVMIVKYIEDTHNIPIKYLVIISITAILRQLLVIHNDAVQTIILTLAILILTIVLYVIELIKKKEIERKKNK from the coding sequence ATGGTAGAAAAGTATAAAAATTGGTTGAATCGTATTATAAAATTATTTTTATTCGCTCTAGCTACATTGATTATTGTTTATATGGCACGGGATTTAGTTGAGATTTTTAATGTGATCATTATGCCAAATAGTGAAAGGTCATTAGGAATTATTTCAGATTATATCTTAGCGTTTTTTATGTTATTTGAGTTTATAGTCATGATAGTGAAATATATTGAAGACACACATAATATTCCAATTAAATATTTGGTAATTATTAGTATAACAGCTATTTTACGACAGTTATTAGTTATTCATAATGATGCTGTGCAAACGATTATTTTGACTTTGGCAATATTGATTCTAACAATTGTATTGTATGTTATTGAATTAATAAAAAAGAAAGAAATCGAACGTAAGAAAAACAAATAA